The DNA region CTCCCTGTCTATAACATGATAGTTGAGACCAGTTCTCCATTTCCCACAGCATGATATGATACTTGTGCAAGTTTTACATGGTTTCtggaagaaagttttaaaatctgagttggatctttattttaacgtctgttagggaaaaaatatatctGGCATCTCAAATCTGTGTTTTCAGAGATCCGTTGCTTAGAGTGGGGCTCAATTTGGCATCGTTAGGGTCCCCACCCTCTGCAGCCCACTGGAGTCAGGGCAAAaggggtgtggggagaagggggtggtCCATGACTCCTCTCACTGCAGTCTTCTCTCCCCACAGGTGCTGCAAAATCAGCTTTGAACTGTGAGGCGGGGCCACCTCATCTCAACTGCTCACCTCCCACCAGGACCAAGCTGGAGCCCCGTCCTTGTCCCCTTTAAATTCCCTGTATTAGTAACCCTGCTCTGATCTAGCCCTTACTCACCTCCTTCCTGTTTCTTAAAAACCCTTCCCACATTCCTCAGACAGAGCCCTTCCTCTCTTTCATCCCCCACAGGACACCTCCTTTTCCATAATCTTCTCCTCACTGTTTACCTtacttatttccttatttcttactGGGGTCCTAGGAAATGCTAGCACCCCCATCCATCTTGCCTGGTCTTTTCAACACTCCCTAACTGTAGACCATCCTATCTCAACACTATCCCATACATTTCCACCCCACCATTACTTCAGCATGGCCACGCTTACTTTCTACATCCTTcgcaaatctctctctctcaccactgCCCACTGATGCCTTCATCTCCTCTATAAACAACCCCCTCAGTCAATTTTGTGTGACCCCAGTACTCCTCCATTTATGCTCTGATTGGGTTCATAAAACCTCCTTGACAAAGACCTTTGTTAATCCTGCCATCCCCCAAACCTCCCTCTTGTCGTAATTCTATCCCTCCTCCAACTTTTCCCTCTCAAGCTCTATCCTtccctgcccagcctggcccaCGATTCGTGGTCAGCCTCATCTCTTCGCTGTGGACTGCCTCCCACCATGTTCCCCTGAGCCTCCAAGGAGGGGGCTCAGGGGGCCTGATGGCCTCCCGCCACCCATGGCCCCACAGCCCCCGTGGGCCAGGGGAAGCATCTCGAAAGCCTCAGTGCCGAGGATGGGCAACCGCACGTGGGAGGGCTGCCACGTGGACTCCCTCGTGGACCACCTCTTCCCGCCCTCCCTCTACATCTTTGTCATCGGCGTGGGACTGCCCACCAACTGCCTGGCCCTGTGGGCCGCCTACCGCCAGGTGCGGCAACACAACGAGTTGGGTGTGTACCTGATGAACCTCAGCATCGCCGACCTGCTGTACATCTGCACGCTGCCGCTGTGGGTGGACTACTTCCTGCACCACGACAACTGGATCCACGGCCCCAGCTCCTGCAAGCTCTTCGGGTTCATCTTTTATACCAACATCTACATCAGCATCGCCTTCCTCTGCTGCATCTCTGTGGACCGCTACCTGGCCGTGGCCCACCCACTGCGGTTCACCCGCCTGCGCCGCGTCAAGACGGCCGTGGCCGTGAGCTCCGTGGTCTGGGCCACGGAGCTGGGAGCCAACTCGGCGCCCCTGTTCCATGATGAGCTCTTCCGCGACCGTTACAACCACACCTTCTGCTTCGAGAAGTTCCCCATGGAGGGCTGGGTGGCCTGGATGAACCTCTACCGGGTCTTCGTGGGCTTCCTCTTCCCGTGGGCCCTCATGCTGCTCTCCTACCGCGGCATCCTGCGGGCTGTGCGGGGCAGCGTGTCCACCGAGCGCCAGGAGAAGGCCAAGATCAAGAGGCTGGCCCTCAGCCTCATTGCCATCGTGCTGGTCTGCTTTGCGCCCTACCATGTGCTCCTGCTGTCCCGCAGCGCTGTCTACCTGCGCCACCCCTGGGACTGTGGCTTTGAGGAACGTGTCTTCTCGGCATACCACAGCTCACTGGCCTTCACCAGCCTCAACTGTGTGGCCGACCCCATCCTCTACTGCCTCATCAATGAGGGCGCCCGCAGTCACGTGGCCAAGGCCCTGCACAACCTGCTCCGCTTTCTGGCCAGCGACAAACCCAGGAGATGGCCAACGTCCGCTCACCCTGGAGACCCCGCTCGCTTCCAAGAGCAACAGCATGGCCAAGGCCATGGCAGCCAGCTGG from Balaenoptera musculus isolate JJ_BM4_2016_0621 chromosome 19, mBalMus1.pri.v3, whole genome shotgun sequence includes:
- the GPR4 gene encoding LOW QUALITY PROTEIN: G-protein coupled receptor 4 (The sequence of the model RefSeq protein was modified relative to this genomic sequence to represent the inferred CDS: inserted 2 bases in 1 codon); the protein is MAPQPPWARGSISKASVPRMGNRTWEGCHVDSLVDHLFPPSLYIFVIGVGLPTNCLALWAAYRQVRQHNELGVYLMNLSIADLLYICTLPLWVDYFLHHDNWIHGPSSCKLFGFIFYTNIYISIAFLCCISVDRYLAVAHPLRFTRLRRVKTAVAVSSVVWATELGANSAPLFHDELFRDRYNHTFCFEKFPMEGWVAWMNLYRVFVGFLFPWALMLLSYRGILRAVRGSVSTERQEKAKIKRLALSLIAIVLVCFAPYHVLLLSRSAVYLRHPWDCGFEERVFSAYHSSLAFTSLNCVADPILYCLINEGARSHVAKALHNLLRFLASDKPRRWPTSXLTLETPLASKSNSMAKAMAASWVAAQPSQRDQVQLKMLLPAQ